The Methanolacinia petrolearia DSM 11571 genome has a segment encoding these proteins:
- a CDS encoding TetR/AcrR family transcriptional regulator, protein MGIADRRQREKEQRKNEIIEAAERLFFSRSYEDVSMEDIAREVELNKATIYLYFKNKEALFAAVVLRGVRLLEEKYKECMVKDVPGIVRVLLMGQAYYLYSQEYPDYLRMIHYYGSERFSGENPCTAEIGKGYGTCRLILRDAIREGIDDGTIRADLDPFLASMYLMTSFMGILSMENKWKLVIEAEGFSYEQFTGEFFRFIIPSISSGKISPNMDTGDFESFGFSLTDIVESGKGMK, encoded by the coding sequence ATGGGAATCGCCGACAGAAGACAACGGGAAAAGGAACAGCGAAAGAACGAGATCATCGAAGCGGCCGAGCGTCTCTTTTTTTCGCGGAGCTATGAAGATGTCTCGATGGAAGATATCGCTCGCGAGGTTGAACTGAACAAGGCCACGATTTATCTTTATTTTAAAAATAAGGAGGCACTTTTCGCCGCTGTTGTTCTCCGCGGTGTCCGGCTTCTTGAGGAGAAATACAAAGAATGCATGGTAAAGGATGTTCCGGGAATTGTCAGGGTTCTCCTGATGGGCCAGGCTTATTACCTGTATTCACAGGAATATCCTGATTACCTGCGGATGATTCATTATTACGGTTCGGAACGTTTTTCCGGGGAGAATCCATGCACCGCAGAGATTGGGAAAGGATATGGCACTTGCCGGCTGATCCTCCGGGATGCGATCAGGGAGGGCATCGATGACGGGACAATCAGGGCGGACCTCGATCCTTTCCTGGCTTCGATGTACCTAATGACCTCCTTCATGGGTATCCTGTCGATGGAAAACAAGTGGAAGCTTGTTATCGAGGCGGAAGGGTTCAGCTACGAGCAGTTCACCGGTGAATTTTTCAGGTTCATCATTCCTTCGATCTCTTCAGGTAAGATTTCTCCGAATATGGATACCGGGGATTTTGAATCGTTCGGATTTTCTTTGACCGATATTGTGGAATCCGGGAAAGGAATGAAATAA
- a CDS encoding DUF7557 family protein: MATITVNDEVKQELKKIGRKGESYSDIVNRLLIYYCTKKPDAELNDILENEEFTPLDLEAI; the protein is encoded by the coding sequence ATGGCAACCATCACCGTAAATGATGAAGTCAAACAGGAACTCAAAAAGATAGGCCGAAAAGGCGAATCCTACAGCGATATCGTTAACAGGCTGCTAATTTATTATTGCACAAAAAAACCAGATGCTGAATTAAACGATATTTTAGAAAACGAAGAATTCACTCCCCTGGATCTGGAAGCAATATAA